DNA sequence from the Candidatus Methylomirabilota bacterium genome:
GAGCGGCTCGTTACTGCTTGACGGCGCCGAAGGTGAGCCCGGTGACGATGTGGCGCTGGACGATCAGCGCCAGCAGCAGCACCGGCAGCGTGATGAGGGTGGCGGCGGCGGCCAGCGT
Encoded proteins:
- a CDS encoding carbohydrate ABC transporter permease translates to NNFLFSVILAGRETRTLPIAVFNMISYEEINWGTLAAAATLITLPVLLLALIVQRHIVTGLTFGAVKQ